CCGGAAGAGGCGAGCATGCGCGCGCCCGTCGCGCCGGGGGAGGGCAGGCCATGAACGCGCCGCACAAGGATCCGGTCGGCGCCCGCATGGGCATGTGGCTCTTCCTGTTCACGGAGCTGCTGCTCTTCGGCGGGCTCTTCGTGCTCTATTCGGCCTACCTGCACCGCTACCCGCTGGAGTTTCACCATGCGGCCAAGGAGCTTTCCCGCGTGTTCGGCACGGCCAACACCGCCGTGCTGCTGATCTCCAGCTTCTGCGTGGCCGCGTCGGTCTCGGCGCTGCGATACGGCAAAGTCGTGCTCGCGCGGCGGCTGATATTGCTGACCATGGCCCTGGCCCTGGTCTTCCTGGTGAACAAGTTCTTCGAGTGGAGCATCAAATTCGAGCATGGCCTCTATCCGGGCGGGCACGAACTGGCCGAACGCGAACTGGGGCAGCAGGTCTTTTTCGCGCTCTATTTCGCCATGACCGGGCTGCACGGCCTGCATGTGGTCATCGGCATGAGCGTGCTCGGCTGGGTCTACAGCCTCACGGGCAAGAAGATCCTGCCGGGCGAGCCCGTGGCCCTGGAAAACGCCGGGCTCTACTGGCATCTCGTGGACCTGATCTGGATTTATCTCTTCCCGCTCTTCTATCTCGTGACCTAGGGGACGGACGAGGGCGGAACCATCGGGAACCACGACCGCACGCGGGAAAGCCCCGCGGCAGGGAGCAAGAACATGCATACATCCGACGAGCATATCTCCAGCTACAAGGCCCTGGCGCTGGTTCTGGCCGCGCTTCTGGTCCTGACCGGGCTTACGGTCTGGATCTCCGGCATCAATTTCGGATTTCTCAACGTGGTGGTGGCCATGACCATCGCCAGCACCAAGGCCGCGCTCGTGGTCTTTTTCTTCATGCATCTCAAGTACGAGGCGTTCGGTCTGAAGATGATGGTGCTTGCCGCCTTCGTGGTCCTGGCCATCTTCATGGGCTTCACCTTCTTCGACGTGGCGTACAGGTAGGCGAACATGTATCCACAGGTAATCAACGCGGTTCAGCAGGTCGACCAGGCCTTCATGATCATTTTCGGCATTTCCATCGTCCTGCTCGTGGGCATCGTCGGGGCCATGCTCTGGTTCGTCTGGCGCTACCAGCGGAAAAAGCACCCGCAGGCGGCGGACATCAAGGGCAACGGGCTGCTGGAAGCGGTCTGGTTCGTGCTGCCCACGTTCATCGTCCTGGGCATGTTCTACTTCGGCTGGACCAGCTATGAGGCGCTGCGCTCGGTCCCGGCGGACGCCATGCAGGTGGAGGTCACGGGCCGGATGTGGTCCTGGGCCTTCGAATATCCCAACGGCAAGCGTTCCGCCGAGCTGGTCGTGCCCGTGGGCCAGGCCGTGAAGCTGGAGATGACCTCCACGGACGTGATCCACAGCTTCTACGTGCCAGCGTTCCGCATCAAGGTGGACACCGTGCCG
This sequence is a window from Paucidesulfovibrio longus DSM 6739. Protein-coding genes within it:
- a CDS encoding cytochrome c oxidase subunit 3, yielding MNAPHKDPVGARMGMWLFLFTELLLFGGLFVLYSAYLHRYPLEFHHAAKELSRVFGTANTAVLLISSFCVAASVSALRYGKVVLARRLILLTMALALVFLVNKFFEWSIKFEHGLYPGGHELAERELGQQVFFALYFAMTGLHGLHVVIGMSVLGWVYSLTGKKILPGEPVALENAGLYWHLVDLIWIYLFPLFYLVT
- a CDS encoding cytochrome C oxidase subunit IV family protein; amino-acid sequence: MHTSDEHISSYKALALVLAALLVLTGLTVWISGINFGFLNVVVAMTIASTKAALVVFFFMHLKYEAFGLKMMVLAAFVVLAIFMGFTFFDVAYR